The genomic segment GACGATGACGAGCCTGTCCGACCTTCCCGCGCTGATCTCCATTCCGCTCGCCGGCGAAATCCTGGGGCTCACGCGCGCCACCGCCTACCGGTACGCCGCATCCGGTGACCTTCCGGTCAAGCGGTTCGGTGGACGCCGGGTGTATGTCATCACGGCCCGCCTGCGGGCGATCGTCGAAGGCACCGAGGAGACCGTTCAGTGAGCACGCCCAAACGCCGGATCCCCGGAATCTCCGTCTATCAGCGCGGCGCCACCTGGTCGTATCGGCTCGACCTCGCCCCGGACCCGTTGACCGGCAAGCGGCAGCGGGAGAACCGGGGCGGGTTCGCCACCGAAGACGAGGCGTGGGACGCCGTGCTGAAGTCCAAAGCGGCCCATGATGCGGGACGGCAGGTCAAACGATCGCCCCGCACGGTGGCGGCCTTCATGGCGGAATGGCTGGAGACCACCCGCGCCGAGGTCAAGGCGACCACCTATCAGAACTACGCCGACTACACGCGTTCGTACGTCGTGCCGATCATCGGCGGGCGTCCGCTACAGGAGATCAAGGTTCCCGTGCTCAACCTCCTGTACCGCCGGCTGTTGGACTCCGGCCGGCTGAAGCCGGACAACAACACGAAGATGTACGAGTACTGGAAGGCGCGGAAAGCCTCGAACGACGGAGGGGGCCGCGCCCGGCCGAGATCGCAAAAGCTTGCGGCACAACGATCTACGCCGCACGAGCGGCGGTACTCCGGTACCGGCGCGGCCGGATCCCGGTGGCGAAGTCGCCGGGGCTGGAACCGAAGA from the Actinocatenispora thailandica genome contains:
- a CDS encoding helix-turn-helix transcriptional regulator, with the protein product MTTPNMTMTSLSDLPALISIPLAGEILGLTRATAYRYAASGDLPVKRFGGRRVYVITARLRAIVEGTEETVQ
- a CDS encoding Arm DNA-binding domain-containing protein, translated to MSTPKRRIPGISVYQRGATWSYRLDLAPDPLTGKRQRENRGGFATEDEAWDAVLKSKAAHDAGRQVKRSPRTVAAFMAEWLETTRAEVKATTYQNYADYTRSYVVPIIGGRPLQEIKVPVLNLLYRRLLDSGRLKPDNNTKMYEYWKARKASNDGGGRARPRSQKLAAQRSTPHERRYSGTGAAGSRWRSRRGWNRRP